In Verrucomicrobiia bacterium, a single genomic region encodes these proteins:
- a CDS encoding proprotein convertase P-domain-containing protein has protein sequence MKWLALTFLFFASFVKSFALLETPPPNAALLNFTTSLTQSAPISDLSTNEFTFFLNNTTGVVWDVKLTTTLEHPRPSDLEIYLTSPQGTSVPLSLRNGTTNSADLFNNLSWQSQAPVPITDYVVTNGISPATVTPEGSFDACFKENPEGTWQLIIIDREAGMSGFCSNATLSVTTLVGNSITRTGTFFAANSVTGTNLPGPILSLSSNAFFLEVTNVGPYLSQIKVQTWLRHTFNSDLDIYLTSPEGTTVTLTTDNGENKTDVFNGTIWDDQATILATTARYTNSTPIEFLIPEGSLAAFRGEDPNGTWTLRIFDDVALDEGVLDDWGLILDTLPGLITDVTGDHYTDIVTSKGRKIYVLQMINAAPQGASFAGLIPKKNKAVAINEFTGDQQADLLLQQDTFLSIMAFSNSFLISNSITLSGDVIRPKYKVVATTDLNQDGLVDIISQNKSQLGLTLARKDDGVVSYQFQPLEIGQTGKIVGADRTNLFQRVKSSLYSIPVVNEGSNNFHLGDPILISKDLRPTFQISGVAELSPLEPGNEFIIQRGTTIGYGPTNVARNITTLYKGKGQGNIGRVVGPR, from the coding sequence ATGAAATGGCTTGCTTTGACATTTTTATTTTTTGCATCTTTTGTAAAAAGTTTTGCTCTATTGGAAACACCACCTCCCAATGCTGCATTGTTAAATTTTACCACTTCGTTGACTCAATCAGCTCCTATTTCTGATCTTTCCACCAATGAATTTACATTTTTTCTCAATAATACCACAGGCGTCGTTTGGGATGTAAAACTTACCACTACCCTTGAGCATCCTCGTCCTTCTGACTTAGAAATTTATCTAACATCCCCCCAAGGAACTTCCGTGCCTTTAAGCTTGAGAAACGGCACTACCAATAGTGCGGATCTTTTTAATAATTTATCATGGCAAAGCCAAGCACCTGTTCCTATCACCGATTATGTTGTGACCAATGGCATTTCTCCGGCTACAGTCACTCCTGAAGGCTCATTTGATGCTTGCTTTAAGGAAAACCCTGAAGGCACCTGGCAATTAATTATTATTGATCGTGAAGCGGGCATGAGCGGCTTTTGCAGCAATGCAACTTTATCCGTAACGACTTTAGTGGGTAATTCCATTACACGAACTGGTACGTTTTTTGCCGCTAATTCTGTGACTGGAACTAATTTACCAGGCCCTATTCTCAGCTTATCTAGTAATGCCTTTTTCTTGGAAGTTACTAATGTTGGTCCTTATCTTTCACAAATTAAAGTTCAAACCTGGTTACGACACACCTTTAATTCAGATCTTGATATTTACCTTACCTCACCTGAAGGCACAACCGTTACCTTAACCACCGATAACGGCGAAAATAAAACTGATGTTTTTAATGGCACGATTTGGGACGATCAAGCAACTATACTTGCTACCACTGCGCGTTATACTAATTCCACGCCTATTGAATTTCTGATCCCGGAAGGTTCCCTGGCTGCATTTCGCGGTGAAGATCCAAACGGAACTTGGACACTTCGAATTTTTGACGATGTTGCTTTGGATGAGGGAGTTCTTGATGACTGGGGATTAATTCTCGATACTTTGCCTGGACTCATTACCGATGTTACGGGCGATCATTACACTGATATTGTAACCTCAAAAGGACGCAAAATTTATGTATTGCAGATGATTAATGCAGCCCCTCAAGGTGCCTCCTTTGCTGGTCTTATTCCTAAAAAAAATAAAGCAGTTGCTATTAACGAATTTACCGGCGATCAACAGGCAGACCTTTTATTACAACAAGATACTTTTCTTTCCATCATGGCTTTTTCCAATAGTTTCCTTATTAGCAATTCCATCACCCTTTCCGGGGACGTCATCCGACCTAAATATAAAGTCGTGGCGACAACAGACCTCAATCAAGATGGTCTCGTCGACATCATTTCACAAAATAAAAGTCAGTTGGGTTTAACTCTGGCTCGTAAAGACGACGGAGTTGTTAGCTACCAGTTTCAACCTCTGGAAATCGGTCAAACGGGTAAAATCGTAGGTGCCGATCGCACCAATTTGTTCCAACGCGTTAAATCCAGTCTCTACTCTATCCCTGTTGTCAATGAAGGAAGTAATAACTTTCATTTAGGTGATCCCATTCTCATTAGCAAAGATTTGCGTCCCACTTTTCAGATTAGTGGTGTTGCAGAGTTATCACCGCTAGAGCCCGGCAACGAATTCATTATTCAAAGAGGTACCACCATCGGATATGGCCCCACCAATGTTGCTCGCAACATTACCACTCTCTATAAAGGTAAAGGACAAGGCAATATCGGTCGTGTTGTGGGTCCTCGTTAA
- a CDS encoding ABC transporter ATP-binding protein/permease has protein sequence MLSLDHISYQTAAPSNDAQPILHSVSATFNIPSFSAILGPSGCGKSTLLKIIAGILEPSQGNIFWNGRNLVTEGDLLPGQIGYVPQFSIAHENLTVAENIQIACQLRMNRISSEELKQKVKNLLNDVGLQEVADRPTRLISGGQKRRLSLAMELASAPTLLLCDEVTSGLDPQSETEILHLLHQLAQQKKCLILNVTHSLNHLELYDSITVLYQGHLAYHGPSAYLLTHFGIHHPENLFPTLLSQVPENWSSHHWTNLETESHISEENREEIPTIASPLRQFFILLKRRLLLFYRDRSQFALHLLLLFLFPSLVVLFAYRGLPQIQNLNMGQDINLIQQLKETVTFTAQTSKIGSLVSGLILFQVILLTLMASNNSAREIVAERLLLEKEKLAGLNISSYLASKILFLSFLVIAQSIWMTLFVKTICRFPGSVLPQIILLTFVNAAVTATCLAISSWSRTTEKASLISLYIVGFQLPLSGAVLALPSWLTHFVQPFIATYWSWSGMLQTMRAERIYDLVIAISETALSPLLLCYWVLGAHTLLAIFLAYLGCWRSAWDN, from the coding sequence ATGCTTAGCCTGGACCATATTTCCTACCAAACCGCCGCGCCTTCAAACGATGCTCAACCTATTCTTCACTCCGTCTCAGCCACTTTTAACATTCCTTCCTTTTCAGCTATTTTAGGCCCATCAGGATGCGGCAAAAGCACCCTATTAAAAATCATTGCTGGCATTCTGGAACCTAGCCAAGGCAATATTTTTTGGAATGGACGCAATCTTGTAACCGAGGGCGATTTATTACCCGGCCAAATCGGTTACGTTCCCCAATTCAGCATTGCCCACGAAAACCTCACGGTCGCTGAAAATATTCAAATCGCATGCCAACTGCGTATGAATCGAATTTCTTCTGAGGAGCTAAAACAAAAAGTAAAAAACCTTTTAAATGATGTCGGCCTCCAAGAAGTTGCGGATCGTCCCACTCGACTCATTTCAGGTGGACAAAAACGCCGACTCTCCCTTGCCATGGAATTAGCTAGCGCTCCCACCCTCCTGCTTTGCGATGAAGTGACCAGCGGCCTCGACCCCCAATCTGAAACGGAAATCCTCCATTTACTTCACCAACTCGCGCAACAAAAAAAATGTCTCATCCTCAACGTCACCCACAGTCTGAACCACCTGGAACTTTACGACTCCATCACAGTGCTTTACCAAGGTCACCTAGCCTATCACGGACCCTCCGCTTATCTCCTCACCCACTTTGGCATTCATCACCCCGAAAACCTTTTCCCCACACTTCTCTCGCAAGTTCCTGAAAATTGGAGCTCTCACCATTGGACAAATTTAGAAACAGAATCACACATCAGTGAAGAAAACAGAGAAGAAATACCAACCATCGCTTCACCCTTGCGACAATTTTTCATCCTTCTCAAACGACGACTACTACTTTTTTATCGTGACCGCTCACAATTTGCGCTTCATCTCCTACTACTTTTTCTTTTTCCAAGTCTAGTCGTATTATTTGCCTATCGTGGTTTGCCTCAAATTCAAAACCTCAACATGGGCCAAGACATCAACCTCATTCAACAACTCAAAGAAACCGTCACATTCACTGCGCAAACTAGCAAAATCGGAAGCTTAGTTTCAGGCCTCATTTTATTTCAAGTGATTCTACTCACCCTCATGGCATCCAACAATTCGGCTCGCGAAATCGTCGCCGAACGACTTTTACTAGAAAAAGAAAAACTAGCCGGGCTCAATATCTCAAGTTACCTCGCAAGCAAAATTCTTTTTTTATCTTTTCTCGTAATCGCTCAATCCATTTGGATGACACTGTTTGTCAAAACCATCTGCCGCTTTCCTGGCTCCGTCCTACCTCAAATTATTTTACTCACCTTTGTCAACGCCGCCGTCACAGCCACCTGTCTGGCTATTTCCAGTTGGTCTCGCACTACAGAAAAAGCCTCTTTAATTTCTTTGTACATCGTCGGCTTTCAACTTCCTCTGTCGGGTGCCGTTCTTGCTTTACCCTCCTGGCTCACTCATTTCGTCCAACCCTTTATTGCAACCTACTGGAGCTGGTCAGGCATGCTTCAAACCATGCGTGCCGAACGTATTTACGATCTCGTTATCGCAATTTCTGAAACCGCTCTCTCCCCACTACTTCTTTGCTATTGGGTATTAGGCGCGCACACCTTACTCGCTATCTTTCTTGCCTACTTAGGCTGCTGGCGAAGCGCCTGGGACAATTAG